The Pirellulales bacterium DNA segment GTACGCTTCACGCGATTGCGGCGCGCCGACGAGCACGAAATCGCCCGGGTTGTTCGACTTCGCGCGCTCGCCCGCGAGCAGTGCGTCGTCCATCATGAACGCGGCGGCACGGCCGGTGGACAGCGTCAGGAACGACTCGCCATGGTCCTTCGCGCTGATGATGTTCATGCCCATGTTCTTGTCCTGGTTCATCTTGCGAAGCAGGCGCTCGGAGGTGGTGCCGGCGGTCGTGACGACCGTCTTGCCCTTCAGGTCCGCCCAGTCCTTGATGCCGGAGTCTTTCTTGGTCATCAGACGCGTGCCGATCACGAAGATCGTGTTCGTGAACGCGGCCTGTTGCTGGCGCTCCAGATTATTCGTGGTCGAACCGCATTCGATGTCCACGGTGCCGTTCTGCACCAGCGGAATACGGTTTTGCGACGTGATCGGCGTCAGCTTGACCTTCAGGTTAGGCATGTTCAGCTTCACCTTCACGGCCTCCACCACTTTCATGGCGAATTCCTGCGAGTAGCCGATGACGTTCTGCTTGTCGTCGTAATACGAGAACGGGATCGACGATTCGCGATGCCCCAGCGAAATGACGCCCGTGTCCTTGATTTTTTTCAGCGTGCCGGCGTCCTGCGCATGCGCGCCAACCGTAAACAGTCCGAGAGTCGCGAGCAGCAGCGCAGCTTTTTTAACTTTCATGTTGTGATCTCCTTGGCAAGAACCGGCGCCAGTTTAGCAAAGTAATTATTCTGAAAGTATCGCTATAAACCATGTTGTTGCGTATCCCCCAGGGACTTTTTCCAGGGTGTCCCCTAGGGGCGCATCCTCTGGAGCCGCGGCGCCCAGGATTCGCGGCGCTCGGGACCCGTCCGCGGGCCTTTTTCCGGATATGCAAAGACGGGCGGCATCGATCCGATGCCGCCCGCCGGTACGACACGCCGTCTTGTGGACGGCGTTAAGGCAAGAATTGCCGGTGGCTTGCGCAAAGTAGCACAGCCGCCGTTCAAACGTAGATCAAGGGTACAGACCGCGCATTTCGCGCGCTTGCAGAATCCGCTTACAAGCGACGATGAACGCCGCGGTCCGCACGGACACGTTCTGCTCGCTCGACACCTGCCACACCGCGGCAAATGCTTCGCGCATCACGCGCTCCAGACGCTGGTTGATTTCGTCCTCGGTCCAGAAGAAGCTCGAGAAGTCCTGCACCCATTCGAAGTACGACACCGTCACGCCGCCCGCATTGGCCACCACGTCCGGAATCACGAGGATGCCGCGATCGTGGAGAATGTCGTCGGCCGCCGTGGTGGTTGGGCCGTTGGCGCCTTCCACGACGATCTTCGTCTTGATCTTTCCGGCATTCTTTTCGGTGATCTGGTTTTCCAGCGCAGCCGGAATCAGGATGTCCGATTCGGCGGTCCAGAACTCCTCGTT contains these protein-coding regions:
- a CDS encoding transporter substrate-binding domain-containing protein — translated: MKVKKAALLLATLGLFTVGAHAQDAGTLKKIKDTGVISLGHRESSIPFSYYDDKQNVIGYSQEFAMKVVEAVKVKLNMPNLKVKLTPITSQNRIPLVQNGTVDIECGSTTNNLERQQQAAFTNTIFVIGTRLMTKKDSGIKDWADLKGKTVVTTAGTTSERLLRKMNQDKNMGMNIISAKDHGESFLTLSTGRAAAFMMDDALLAGERAKSNNPGDFVLVGAPQSREAY
- a CDS encoding glutamate dehydrogenase, whose amino-acid sequence is AKVVAVQDHTGSLYKSTGIDAVALLEHVAKTGGVGGFPEADAVSNEEFWTAESDILIPAALENQITEKNAGKIKTKIVVEGANGPTTTAADDILHDRGILVIPDVVANAGGVTVSYFEWVQDFSSFFWTEDEINQRLERVMREAFAAVWQVSSEQNVSVRTAAFIVACKRILQAREMRGLYP